One part of the Desulfonema ishimotonii genome encodes these proteins:
- a CDS encoding lysylphosphatidylglycerol synthase transmembrane domain-containing protein, translated as MQKVNRILLPQAKKYFLSAFLFIGLAVFFYLTVKNNTWEMAIELGWGLFLILISIAIFCIMENILASQILLRGMGYNVSFTKLYLILTTSLVANYSAPTKIGVPVRIFLYKKILGIPFPVCTANVSLEICIGIGTGGLISLIGIIHLFDDILLNNWILLFCFFIPVILFFGVKFFVKSLSLTSQFFQRIFHFFNVFNDSIKKVSKTALLIFIVLLVIRLVIRCMITYTVLQRFRYNISPLDIFYVQSISGLISIISMVPMGLGAKDLSLVALLVRVGVPIEAGTLVAAVERVMWTIVPFLLGLFSVYRLNVHWPVERGE; from the coding sequence ATGCAAAAAGTTAATCGGATACTACTGCCTCAGGCAAAAAAATATTTTTTATCAGCTTTCCTGTTCATTGGGTTAGCTGTTTTTTTTTACTTAACAGTGAAGAATAATACATGGGAAATGGCGATAGAACTGGGATGGGGGTTATTTCTCATTTTAATCAGTATTGCAATTTTTTGTATTATGGAAAATATCTTAGCGTCACAGATATTACTTCGGGGAATGGGATATAATGTTTCATTTACCAAGCTCTATTTGATCCTAACAACCAGTTTGGTGGCTAATTATAGCGCACCGACCAAGATTGGTGTACCTGTACGTATTTTTCTGTATAAAAAAATTCTTGGCATTCCTTTTCCAGTCTGTACCGCAAATGTCTCTTTGGAAATTTGTATCGGAATCGGAACAGGAGGTCTTATTTCCTTAATTGGTATCATACATTTATTTGACGATATTTTACTAAATAATTGGATACTGCTATTCTGTTTTTTCATACCTGTTATTTTGTTTTTCGGAGTAAAATTTTTTGTAAAATCCTTATCTCTGACCAGTCAGTTTTTTCAGCGTATTTTTCATTTTTTTAATGTGTTTAATGACAGCATTAAAAAAGTATCCAAAACTGCCTTACTGATTTTTATTGTACTACTTGTTATTCGCTTGGTTATCCGATGTATGATAACTTATACTGTTTTACAGCGTTTCCGATATAATATTTCTCCTCTTGATATCTTTTATGTTCAGTCCATCAGTGGCTTAATCAGTATTATCTCGATGGTGCCTATGGGACTCGGTGCAAAAGATTTAAGCCTTGTTGCTTTACTGGTTCGTGTCGGAGTGCCTATTGAGGCAGGAACTTTAGTGGCAGCTGTGGAACGTGTAATGTGGACAATCGTACCTTTTCTGCTAGGTCTGTTTTCGGTGTACCGTTTGAATGTGCATTGGCCTGTAGAGAGAGGCGAGTAA
- a CDS encoding UPF0280 family protein, which produces MHQKRTYRNLIDSGRRAFFNVTVKETDLYIHAPQTPENTARDLVLKYRGYIEAYIRQYPEFASTLTPWHISGPAPAIIRDMADAGQKAGVGPMAAVAGAMSEYVGRDLLERSREVIVENGGDVFVKADAPTTIALFAGNSP; this is translated from the coding sequence ATGCACCAGAAACGCACCTACCGTAATCTCATCGACAGTGGCAGGCGGGCTTTTTTCAACGTCACGGTCAAAGAAACCGATCTGTATATCCACGCCCCGCAGACGCCTGAAAACACAGCGCGGGATTTGGTTTTGAAATACCGGGGGTATATCGAGGCATATATCCGTCAATATCCCGAATTTGCCAGCACCCTGACCCCGTGGCATATCAGCGGACCCGCACCCGCAATTATCCGGGACATGGCCGATGCGGGCCAGAAGGCCGGGGTCGGTCCCATGGCGGCTGTGGCCGGGGCCATGTCCGAATATGTGGGAAGAGACCTGCTGGAGCGCTCCCGCGAGGTCATCGTGGAAAACGGCGGCGATGTGTTTGTCAAAGCCGACGCGCCGACCACCATTGCCCTCTTCGCCGGAAACTCCCCCTGA
- a CDS encoding HIT family protein, translating into MQTMWAPWRIEYILGHEKEAGCVFCKALGEKDELTLYKGNTTMVVMNKFPYANGHLLVLPNRHIAELHELSREEMGDLLMTVEKSREIIKTVMNPDGFNVGLNLGKIAGAGVGEHLHFHIVPRWYGDVNALTVFADIRTIPEHIRSTYDNLKPHFEALGKDM; encoded by the coding sequence ATGCAAACCATGTGGGCACCGTGGCGGATTGAGTATATTCTGGGACATGAAAAAGAGGCGGGGTGTGTATTCTGCAAGGCGCTGGGCGAGAAAGACGAGTTGACCCTGTACAAAGGCAATACCACAATGGTGGTGATGAACAAATTTCCCTATGCCAACGGCCATCTCCTGGTGCTGCCCAACCGGCATATTGCCGAACTGCATGAACTCAGCAGGGAGGAGATGGGCGATCTGCTGATGACCGTGGAAAAATCGAGGGAGATCATCAAAACGGTGATGAACCCGGACGGGTTCAACGTGGGGCTGAATCTGGGAAAGATCGCCGGGGCCGGTGTGGGGGAGCACCTCCATTTTCACATTGTCCCCCGCTGGTACGGCGACGTGAACGCCCTCACGGTGTTTGCGGATATTCGGACAATTCCCGAACACATCCGCAGCACCTATGACAATCTCAAGCCCCATTTTGAAGCGCTGGGCAAGGATATGTAA